A section of the Chloroflexota bacterium genome encodes:
- a CDS encoding DUF262 domain-containing protein translates to MEKKFSSDELPLAQLLDQAAAGELQLPDFQRSWIWDDDHIRSLLVSISLSYPIGAVMTLEAGNPDVNFKARALEGVRDPAKRIPETLLLDGQQRLTSLFQALKSNSPVNTRDSRGHDLRRHYYAKIDVCIDPNADREEEGILSVPEGRILRSDFGRRVDLDLSSRELEIAEEMFPLGIVLDSSETVDWQMAYLQFGPGGMEGRLNKWKRFQDALINPFVQYQVPTIELIKSTPKEAVCQVFEKVNTGGVTLTVFELLTATYAAGDFELRKDWEERSARLKQHELLKGINAPAFLQIVALLATFERRTQHMQDKPTDDKAPAVSCKRRDVLRLPLASYRRWANCAERGLIRTVPFFHAHSIFRYRDIPYATQLVPLGAIYGWLQDRAESFGAQQRLGQWYWCGVLGEMYSGTTETRFANDLEDCVAWIEDPINRPSPRTVQSAQFQADRLLTLRTRNSAAYKGLYALQMREGGKDFRTGKRIDALTYSEHAIDIHHIFPRAWCNNHSPQGARATGDSDNRVPPGIANCIVNKTALDASTNRRIGGSAPSIYLSRIESNAAIESHELDSILRSHDIDPAATRHDDFVQFFNQRFESLLKHAERAMGKPVNRRPDRDESPFIEPNESVSGGVQSLLGAGESAVVEFKSTARHNFFTDAKDDEITRAVIKSIAAFMNTNGGTVLVGINDGGDAVGIESDYRHVKGNDRDGWELWLTTAIENALGAIAATETPILFCTIDGRTVARIDVRKSAHPVFARGKGELGEVFYARINNSTRVLTGSDLLAYQKKHWPAVSTLG, encoded by the coding sequence TTGGAAAAAAAATTCAGTAGCGATGAGTTGCCGCTTGCGCAATTGCTCGACCAAGCAGCGGCTGGCGAATTACAACTGCCGGATTTTCAACGCAGTTGGATTTGGGATGACGACCACATTCGCAGCCTTCTCGTTTCGATTTCACTCTCATACCCGATCGGTGCGGTCATGACGCTGGAAGCCGGAAATCCAGACGTCAATTTCAAAGCGCGCGCACTTGAAGGCGTGAGGGATCCAGCGAAGCGGATCCCTGAAACATTGCTATTGGATGGCCAGCAAAGACTCACTTCATTGTTTCAGGCGTTGAAGTCGAACTCGCCTGTTAATACACGGGACAGTCGTGGCCATGACCTGCGGAGACATTACTACGCAAAGATTGATGTTTGTATCGACCCTAATGCAGACCGTGAAGAAGAAGGGATATTGAGTGTCCCCGAGGGGCGGATTCTTCGGAGCGATTTTGGTCGCAGGGTTGACTTGGATTTAAGTTCTCGCGAATTGGAAATTGCGGAAGAGATGTTTCCGTTGGGCATCGTTTTGGATTCAAGCGAAACGGTTGATTGGCAAATGGCCTACTTGCAGTTCGGTCCAGGTGGCATGGAAGGGCGCCTCAATAAGTGGAAGCGATTTCAGGATGCATTGATTAACCCGTTCGTACAGTACCAGGTGCCGACGATCGAGCTAATCAAATCGACGCCGAAGGAAGCAGTTTGTCAAGTATTCGAGAAAGTAAACACCGGGGGCGTCACGCTTACCGTATTTGAATTGCTCACGGCGACCTACGCGGCCGGCGACTTTGAGTTGCGCAAGGATTGGGAAGAGCGAAGTGCGCGGCTCAAACAACACGAGCTCCTGAAAGGGATTAATGCACCTGCATTCCTGCAGATCGTCGCGTTATTGGCGACCTTCGAGCGGCGCACGCAACACATGCAAGACAAACCTACAGATGACAAGGCACCCGCAGTATCCTGCAAACGTCGCGACGTGTTGCGTTTGCCACTTGCAAGTTATCGCCGGTGGGCAAATTGTGCGGAAAGAGGGCTAATTCGGACGGTGCCTTTCTTTCACGCTCACAGCATCTTCAGATACCGGGATATTCCATATGCCACACAGCTAGTCCCTCTGGGGGCGATCTACGGGTGGCTGCAAGATCGAGCGGAGTCATTTGGGGCGCAACAGCGCCTGGGGCAATGGTACTGGTGCGGAGTACTTGGCGAGATGTACAGTGGCACAACGGAGACTAGGTTCGCCAACGACCTGGAAGATTGCGTCGCTTGGATCGAGGACCCAATCAACCGGCCGTCTCCGCGCACAGTGCAGTCCGCTCAATTCCAGGCAGATCGGCTACTAACCCTCCGAACGCGCAATAGCGCTGCCTACAAAGGCTTGTACGCGCTGCAAATGAGAGAAGGAGGCAAAGACTTTCGGACTGGCAAACGGATTGACGCTCTCACGTACTCTGAGCACGCCATCGACATTCATCACATATTCCCGCGGGCATGGTGCAACAACCACTCACCGCAAGGAGCGCGAGCAACCGGCGACTCCGACAATCGCGTACCGCCCGGAATAGCCAATTGCATTGTCAACAAGACTGCACTCGATGCCAGTACCAATCGCCGAATTGGCGGCAGTGCGCCAAGCATCTACCTTTCGCGCATCGAGTCGAATGCGGCAATTGAATCCCACGAGCTGGACAGCATCTTGCGTTCGCACGACATTGATCCTGCCGCGACGCGACACGATGACTTCGTACAGTTTTTCAATCAGCGATTCGAGAGCCTGCTTAAGCATGCAGAAAGAGCTATGGGAAAACCAGTCAACAGGCGGCCCGACCGCGACGAAAGTCCATTCATTGAACCGAACGAGTCCGTAAGCGGAGGGGTGCAATCATTACTCGGTGCTGGCGAATCTGCAGTTGTGGAATTCAAGTCAACGGCAAGACACAACTTTTTCACTGATGCGAAAGATGACGAAATAACGCGGGCCGTGATCAAGTCGATCGCCGCATTCATGAATACCAACGGCGGGACGGTATTGGTGGGCATCAATGACGGAGGCGATGCAGTCGGTATCGAATCCGACTATCGACACGTCAAAGGGAATGACCGCGACGGCTGGGAACTTTGGTTAACGACAGCCATCGAAAATGCGTTGGGCGCAATTGCAGCCACGGAAACGCCAATCCTGTTCTGCACCATCGACGGCCGGACAGTCGCTCGTATAGATGTACGCAAAAGCGCGCACCCGGTGTTTGCAAGAGGTAAGGGTGAACTCGGTGAGGTTTTTTATGCGCGAATCAACAACTCAACGCGGGTTCTAACGGGATCTGATTTGCTTGCATACCAGAAGAAACACTGGCCCGCAGTTAGCACCCTCGGTTAA
- a CDS encoding aldo/keto reductase has product MDTPDTAELGSSGLRVPRIGIGSAALGGLYYSVDEDEAVRTVRRAVELGASYVDTAPLYGHGRSERIVGQALSPLARGDYVLSTKVGRVLEPVSAPSASDYFVDLPPFEPVFDYSRSGVLRSLEESLERMGLDSVDVLYVHDPDEGRSVFHAFSGPDHYRQVIDEVLPTLSVLRSQGVIRAVGVGMNGWQMLAQFARDGDFDCFLLAGRYTLLDQSALPEFLPLCESKNISVVIGGPYNSGILASDLSLGATYFYDQAPPAVLERARSIKAICDRYGVPLKAAALQFCLAHPAVASVIPGARSVEEAEENCEMVLVPIPADMWAELRRARLIPADAPAPTG; this is encoded by the coding sequence ATGGACACTCCTGACACCGCGGAGCTGGGGTCTAGCGGCCTTCGCGTGCCGCGCATTGGAATAGGAAGCGCCGCCTTGGGCGGGCTTTACTACTCCGTGGATGAAGACGAAGCCGTGCGCACCGTGAGGCGCGCGGTAGAGCTGGGAGCGAGCTACGTCGATACGGCGCCCCTTTATGGCCATGGACGCAGCGAGCGCATCGTTGGGCAGGCGCTGTCGCCGCTGGCCAGGGGCGACTACGTGCTCTCCACCAAGGTTGGGCGAGTCCTAGAACCAGTGAGCGCCCCCTCGGCCTCGGACTACTTTGTGGACTTGCCGCCGTTCGAGCCGGTCTTCGACTACAGCCGCAGCGGCGTACTCAGGTCACTGGAGGAGAGCCTGGAGCGCATGGGGCTCGACAGCGTCGATGTCCTCTACGTCCACGACCCGGACGAGGGCCGCTCCGTATTCCACGCCTTTTCGGGCCCCGACCACTACCGGCAGGTCATCGACGAAGTGCTGCCCACCCTGAGCGTACTTCGCTCGCAGGGCGTTATCCGCGCAGTGGGCGTGGGCATGAACGGCTGGCAAATGCTGGCCCAGTTCGCCCGCGACGGCGACTTCGACTGCTTCCTGCTGGCGGGCCGGTACACGCTGCTCGACCAGTCGGCCCTACCCGAGTTTCTGCCGCTGTGCGAAAGCAAGAACATCAGTGTCGTGATCGGCGGGCCCTATAACAGCGGCATCCTGGCCTCCGATCTGTCGCTCGGCGCGACCTACTTCTACGACCAAGCCCCGCCTGCGGTGCTGGAGCGAGCCAGGAGCATCAAGGCGATCTGCGACCGCTACGGCGTGCCGCTGAAGGCCGCCGCGCTCCAGTTCTGCCTGGCCCACCCGGCGGTCGCCTCCGTGATCCCGGGCGCGCGGTCGGTGGAGGAGGCGGAGGAGAATTGCGAGATGGTACTCGTTCCGATTCCCGCCGACATGTGGGCGGAGCTGCGCCGGGCCAGACTGATACCGGCGGACGCGCCGGCGCCGACAGGGTAA
- a CDS encoding helix-turn-helix transcriptional regulator: MSGEDFQFERDALRDLLRQTRKEAGLRQIDVARRLGQTQSFVSKYESGERRLDLIELRAICSALGIPLSDFVARFEKST; encoded by the coding sequence ATGTCGGGCGAGGACTTTCAATTCGAACGCGATGCGCTCCGGGATTTGCTCCGACAAACAAGGAAAGAAGCGGGGCTGCGGCAAATCGACGTTGCCCGCCGCTTAGGGCAAACGCAGTCGTTCGTGAGCAAGTACGAATCCGGTGAACGACGACTCGACTTGATCGAGTTGAGAGCAATTTGCAGCGCGTTGGGCATTCCGTTGTCGGATTTCGTCGCCCGATTCGAAAAGTCCACTTAG
- a CDS encoding HAD family phosphatase: MDTVRAPWSKILKIQRAVIFDMDGVITDSEPLYAEAMDIVLSKHGIALAPEDYRAVIGSSTAFTWQYVIDRFDLGGGIQEWIRVYDEAVAEILSAKTTASEGLHWLLECLVSKGVHVGLATGSKTRWTEIILNRIGVVTFFEAVATADMVSASKPEPDLYLLAANKLGVSPRNCLAIEDTPRGIAAAKAAGMVSVAVRTESTAGLDISAADYVISSLSEFDFTWVEDLR; the protein is encoded by the coding sequence TTGGACACTGTTCGCGCCCCCTGGTCGAAGATTTTGAAGATTCAACGAGCCGTCATCTTCGATATGGATGGCGTAATCACCGATAGCGAGCCACTCTATGCGGAGGCGATGGATATCGTGCTTTCCAAGCATGGGATCGCGCTTGCGCCCGAAGACTACCGCGCCGTCATCGGCAGCAGCACTGCCTTTACGTGGCAATACGTGATCGACCGATTCGATCTAGGCGGCGGCATCCAGGAGTGGATTCGCGTCTACGATGAAGCGGTTGCCGAAATCCTCTCCGCAAAAACGACCGCATCCGAGGGATTACATTGGCTACTCGAATGCTTGGTGAGCAAGGGTGTGCACGTGGGTCTGGCGACTGGGTCCAAAACTAGGTGGACGGAGATCATTCTCAACCGGATTGGCGTCGTCACATTTTTTGAAGCTGTTGCAACCGCGGACATGGTTTCTGCTTCAAAGCCTGAACCCGATCTTTATTTGCTTGCAGCCAACAAGCTCGGCGTCTCGCCTCGCAACTGCCTTGCAATAGAGGACACCCCGCGCGGCATTGCCGCTGCCAAGGCTGCCGGCATGGTTTCTGTAGCTGTACGAACTGAATCAACTGCCGGACTAGACATCTCAGCCGCCGATTACGTCATCAGTTCCCTCAGTGAGTTTGATTTCACTTGGGTCGAGGACTTACGCTAG
- a CDS encoding DNA cytosine methyltransferase: MRGKPSLSKGHAQETPDRVEAIPESRSLIDLFAGAGGFSLGFAQAGFSPVLGVDDDQRAISAYSANFPGVATILGDVGELTGSEMLDSAGVDSCGVVVGGPPCAAFSMGGFRNADDDRSELVFEFGRVVREVGPMYFVMENVPGILVPPFDAIIERFRSEMRTAGYQVTDPWVLDASDFGVPQRRRRVFLVGAKDGSALPVEPAAGRESNPTVKDAIGDLETLEGETPGPDGELTHSAEVVSAYVEQLRRLFPENGESQHSGVQMKLTGCARVEHSEDVAKRFESVCPGEADPVSRFHRLHPDRTSPTIRAGTLPARGSHTAPRPIHYRFPRCITVREAARLQSFPDWFLLDSTKWRGFMQVGNAVPPLLGQAVADSIDRAISQEA, from the coding sequence CTGAGGGGGAAGCCGAGTTTGTCCAAGGGCCATGCACAGGAAACCCCTGACCGGGTTGAAGCGATCCCCGAAAGTAGATCGCTGATTGACTTGTTCGCGGGCGCCGGGGGGTTTTCGCTCGGATTCGCCCAAGCCGGGTTTTCGCCGGTGCTCGGGGTCGACGACGACCAGCGCGCGATTTCCGCCTACTCCGCGAACTTTCCGGGCGTCGCCACGATACTGGGAGACGTTGGCGAGTTGACCGGATCTGAGATGCTTGACTCCGCTGGCGTCGACTCCTGCGGAGTCGTTGTCGGAGGCCCGCCGTGCGCGGCGTTCTCTATGGGCGGGTTCAGAAACGCCGACGATGATCGGTCCGAGCTAGTCTTCGAGTTCGGCCGGGTCGTTCGAGAGGTCGGACCAATGTATTTCGTGATGGAGAACGTGCCCGGAATCTTGGTGCCGCCCTTCGACGCGATCATTGAGAGATTCCGATCGGAAATGCGGACCGCCGGGTACCAAGTCACCGATCCTTGGGTGCTGGACGCTTCGGACTTCGGTGTTCCTCAGCGGAGGAGGAGGGTTTTCCTCGTGGGAGCGAAGGACGGAAGTGCACTTCCGGTGGAGCCCGCGGCCGGTCGCGAATCCAATCCCACGGTAAAGGACGCGATTGGGGATCTGGAGACACTTGAAGGCGAAACCCCTGGGCCCGATGGGGAGTTGACCCATTCGGCCGAGGTTGTGAGCGCCTACGTGGAGCAGCTCCGAAGGCTGTTTCCGGAGAACGGCGAGTCGCAGCATTCCGGCGTGCAAATGAAATTGACGGGGTGCGCGCGGGTGGAGCATTCCGAGGACGTCGCAAAGAGGTTCGAGTCGGTTTGTCCTGGCGAGGCCGATCCGGTAAGCCGATTCCACAGACTCCACCCGGATCGGACATCCCCCACGATCCGAGCGGGCACGCTTCCGGCCCGCGGCAGCCACACCGCGCCGCGCCCGATCCACTATCGGTTTCCCCGGTGCATCACGGTGCGCGAAGCCGCAAGACTCCAGTCCTTCCCTGACTGGTTTCTCCTCGATTCGACTAAGTGGCGGGGCTTCATGCAAGTGGGAAACGCCGTTCCGCCGCTGCTCGGTCAGGCGGTCGCCGACTCAATTGACAGGGCAATCTCGCAGGAAGCGTAG
- a CDS encoding ATP-dependent helicase, with amino-acid sequence MTVPPTLDGASLDAVRHRGGPLQIIASAGSGKTEVVSQRIADLLADGVLPGQIVSFTFNEAAADELKTRVEDRVANRLGRGFLDHMNDCFIGTIHSYCFRLLQSQVPGYETFDVLDEHGLSAFLSIESSRIKLGELDRPLFAAIRDFRANIAVVENELIAVDQLEGAFGEITRRYYNELNLRRLLTYGQQIEHAVRALESGAVLGTIHSSLRHLVVDEYQDINPAQERLIELLASGPVELCVVGDDDQSIYQWRGADVNNILEFKQRYDAKQYPIVVNRRSRPGIISLANGISSQIPNRLPKEMQPDREPAEPEHTVWVAPTEQGESETIAEAIRNLRDQGWRYSDIAVLVRGKVAYPALLRAFERIPVTTGAAEGLFQQPLARLFGRSVAFLAGIEWSDEQYGQRLSVEIDDLLDRHEIEYGLGSGQRQELRELLENWQEEAESPTHPADLVGDFYRLLEHCGVLDWDPDEPENVARLGCLARCSRILADFESVQRRSRPDPAVPGEQIGGQDRGSFFYFRLATFVQNYAHGAYEGFEGEEDLAVDAVTLTTVHGAKGREWPIVFVPSLTAKRFPPSRMGRAGNWFVAPNLFDRARYEGSMDDERRLFYVAVTRARDWLSLSAHERVNTARSGSSPFLAGLGGEPRPDRPELPPPPSAREATGELARVNLSFSELANYLRCPYAFRLRHGLGFQPRIAPELGYGTAVHHALRRVAEHHQESGSPPSHEELDRIFEEAMFLPYASKPAHKQLKASARRLVNRYLEAYSEDLDRLWEVERPFELHLDGATVAGRADVILDREEGQTQALALVDYKTSLRRGDDYDLQLQIYASAGRREGLDVRGAYVHDLDLGDRLSVQTDQLAIEAAEERVLKAIERFRSADFTPTPSGRACGTCDMRAVCRFRSA; translated from the coding sequence ATGACGGTTCCGCCAACCTTGGACGGCGCCTCTTTGGATGCCGTCAGACACCGTGGCGGGCCTCTCCAAATCATTGCGTCCGCTGGTTCGGGCAAAACCGAAGTTGTATCGCAGCGAATTGCAGACCTCCTCGCAGACGGTGTCCTCCCTGGGCAAATCGTCTCATTCACATTTAACGAAGCTGCGGCTGATGAGTTGAAGACTCGGGTCGAAGACCGCGTCGCGAACCGCCTCGGCCGAGGCTTTCTCGATCACATGAACGACTGCTTTATCGGCACGATTCACTCATATTGCTTCAGGCTTCTTCAGTCGCAGGTCCCCGGATATGAAACTTTCGACGTACTTGATGAGCACGGCCTCTCGGCATTCCTCTCCATCGAGTCAAGCCGCATCAAGCTGGGAGAGCTTGACAGGCCGTTGTTCGCAGCAATCCGTGACTTCAGAGCGAATATCGCCGTCGTCGAGAACGAGCTGATTGCGGTCGATCAACTCGAAGGGGCATTCGGGGAGATTACCCGGCGCTACTACAACGAATTGAACCTGCGCCGATTGCTTACTTACGGCCAGCAGATAGAGCATGCGGTTCGCGCCCTCGAATCCGGTGCCGTTCTGGGAACAATCCACTCGTCGCTACGGCACCTGGTGGTCGACGAATACCAAGACATCAATCCGGCCCAAGAACGCCTTATTGAATTGCTTGCTAGCGGGCCGGTAGAGCTCTGCGTGGTTGGCGATGACGATCAATCGATCTATCAGTGGCGCGGAGCCGACGTAAACAACATCCTTGAATTCAAACAACGCTATGACGCGAAGCAATACCCAATCGTTGTCAACCGGCGCAGCCGGCCAGGGATAATCAGCCTCGCAAACGGGATCTCGTCGCAGATTCCAAACCGGTTGCCGAAGGAAATGCAGCCCGACCGAGAGCCGGCCGAACCGGAGCACACCGTCTGGGTCGCACCAACCGAACAGGGCGAATCGGAAACGATTGCCGAAGCTATCCGCAATCTCCGCGACCAGGGGTGGCGCTATAGCGACATTGCCGTGCTCGTCCGCGGCAAAGTCGCCTATCCGGCTTTGCTGCGGGCGTTTGAACGCATACCCGTGACGACAGGGGCTGCGGAGGGGTTGTTTCAACAGCCTCTTGCCCGGCTATTTGGCCGTTCGGTGGCTTTTTTGGCGGGCATTGAATGGAGCGATGAACAATACGGCCAGCGCCTAAGCGTCGAAATCGACGATCTGCTGGACCGGCACGAAATCGAATATGGCCTAGGCAGCGGGCAACGGCAGGAATTGCGTGAGTTGCTTGAGAACTGGCAGGAAGAAGCCGAGTCGCCGACGCATCCGGCCGACTTAGTCGGGGACTTTTACCGCCTTCTGGAACATTGCGGTGTGCTTGACTGGGATCCGGACGAACCGGAAAACGTCGCGCGGCTGGGGTGCCTCGCGCGTTGTTCCCGCATCCTGGCCGATTTCGAAAGCGTCCAGCGCCGGTCCCGGCCAGATCCAGCTGTTCCTGGGGAGCAAATCGGCGGGCAAGACAGGGGGTCCTTTTTCTACTTCAGGCTGGCGACCTTCGTTCAAAACTACGCGCACGGTGCCTACGAAGGATTTGAGGGAGAAGAAGACTTGGCTGTCGATGCGGTCACCCTTACCACTGTGCACGGCGCAAAGGGGCGTGAGTGGCCTATCGTATTTGTGCCGTCGCTGACCGCGAAGCGGTTCCCTCCCTCAAGAATGGGTCGCGCAGGGAATTGGTTCGTCGCACCAAACCTTTTCGACCGGGCCAGGTACGAGGGGTCGATGGACGATGAGCGGAGACTTTTCTACGTCGCAGTTACGAGGGCCCGCGATTGGTTGTCCCTTTCCGCCCACGAACGCGTGAATACGGCCCGCTCCGGGTCCTCGCCGTTTCTCGCCGGGCTAGGAGGAGAACCCCGACCCGATCGCCCCGAATTACCGCCGCCTCCGAGTGCGCGTGAAGCTACCGGCGAACTGGCGCGCGTCAACCTTTCCTTTTCTGAGCTCGCCAATTACTTGCGCTGCCCCTATGCGTTTCGGCTTCGCCACGGTCTCGGATTTCAGCCGCGGATCGCCCCAGAACTCGGTTACGGTACCGCTGTGCACCACGCATTGCGGCGTGTTGCCGAGCACCATCAAGAATCCGGGTCCCCGCCTTCGCACGAGGAGCTAGATCGAATATTTGAAGAAGCGATGTTCCTGCCGTACGCAAGCAAACCGGCCCACAAACAGCTCAAGGCATCCGCTCGGCGCCTGGTTAATCGTTACTTGGAGGCGTACTCTGAAGACCTCGACAGGTTGTGGGAAGTTGAGCGTCCATTCGAATTGCATTTGGACGGCGCAACGGTGGCCGGGCGAGCGGATGTGATTCTTGATCGAGAAGAGGGCCAAACTCAAGCCCTCGCGCTAGTCGACTACAAGACATCGCTCCGCCGAGGTGACGATTACGATCTCCAGCTCCAGATCTACGCCAGCGCCGGCCGGCGTGAAGGGCTTGACGTTCGAGGAGCATACGTACATGACCTTGACTTGGGGGATCGCCTCTCCGTGCAAACCGATCAATTGGCAATCGAGGCTGCCGAAGAGCGCGTGCTCAAAGCGATTGAACGGTTTCGAAGCGCCGATTTCACGCCGACCCCTTCTGGGCGCGCCTGCGGGACGTGCGACATGCGCGCCGTTTGCCGGTTTCGGTCCGCCTGA
- a CDS encoding L-rhamnose mutarotase has protein sequence MKAFAMTLGLKSDPGVVEEYTRYHRAVWPAALSGLHDIGITKMKIFLHGHRLFMYLEAGDDFDPARDFPKYMEDPRAKEWDELMRGFQEPVPGAKPGEWWAEMEEVFDLDW, from the coding sequence GTGAAAGCGTTCGCGATGACGCTGGGCCTGAAGAGCGATCCCGGCGTGGTCGAAGAGTACACGCGGTATCACCGCGCCGTCTGGCCAGCGGCGTTGTCAGGACTGCACGATATCGGCATCACGAAGATGAAGATATTCCTGCACGGCCACAGGCTCTTCATGTACCTGGAGGCCGGCGACGACTTCGACCCGGCTCGGGACTTCCCCAAGTACATGGAAGACCCCCGCGCAAAGGAGTGGGACGAGCTGATGCGCGGCTTCCAGGAGCCCGTCCCGGGCGCCAAGCCGGGCGAGTGGTGGGCCGAGATGGAGGAGGTCTTCGACCTCGACTGGTAG
- the vsr gene encoding DNA mismatch endonuclease Vsr, which yields MPQSDRRIGRDHLTIRERSKLMSRIRSKDTKPELLVRRLLHGMGYRYRLHAKELPGRPDLVFQSRRKVVFVHGCFWHRHEGCKANRLPKSRREFWRSKLEGNARRDDRNVAALVALGWRVHIVWECETSNLDCVAGTIKRFLGPTRMRSSHPHVKTQRPDAN from the coding sequence ATGCCGCAATCCGACCGGCGGATCGGGCGCGATCACCTTACGATCCGCGAGCGCAGCAAGTTGATGAGCAGAATCCGCTCAAAGGACACCAAGCCCGAGTTGTTGGTTCGGCGGCTCTTGCACGGGATGGGGTATCGATACCGCCTGCACGCGAAGGAACTACCGGGCCGCCCGGACCTCGTGTTCCAGTCCCGCCGAAAGGTCGTATTTGTGCACGGATGCTTCTGGCACCGGCACGAGGGTTGTAAGGCGAATCGCCTACCAAAATCGCGGCGGGAATTCTGGCGAAGCAAACTCGAAGGCAACGCGCGGCGCGATGACCGGAACGTGGCGGCCCTGGTGGCGCTCGGGTGGCGCGTGCATATTGTTTGGGAGTGCGAAACGTCAAATTTGGACTGCGTCGCCGGGACAATCAAGCGTTTCCTCGGCCCCACGCGCATGCGATCGTCACACCCGCACGTGAAAACACAACGCCCCGACGCCAACTAG
- a CDS encoding Dam family site-specific DNA-(adenine-N6)-methyltransferase, translated as MRAKSIDSSTQLGFTGELAPARTGRPRYKPLLKWVGSKNRSAPEIISHFPEEFGTYFEPFLGSGAVLGHLSPDQAIATDAFEPLIQIWKTLKSRPNTLKAWYRTRWEAVASGEKKSEYERIKSSFNREPNGADLLFLSRSCYGGIVRFRKRDGHMSTPCGVHNPIPPDSFDERVDDWLSRTRGVTFATRPFEEAMDLAQRGDLVYCDPPYSYSQSILYGSQSFDLERLFEAIAGCKNRGARVALSIDGSKRSGEFVCHLNLPDGLFEREVYLDTGRSMLKRFQMKGHSLNEELVRERLLLTYAI; from the coding sequence ATGCGAGCAAAGTCAATTGACAGTTCGACGCAACTAGGATTCACTGGGGAATTGGCGCCTGCAAGAACTGGGCGGCCGCGATACAAACCCTTGCTGAAGTGGGTTGGAAGCAAGAACCGCTCGGCCCCGGAGATCATTTCGCACTTTCCAGAGGAATTCGGCACATATTTCGAGCCTTTTCTTGGAAGCGGAGCGGTGTTAGGGCATCTGTCCCCGGATCAGGCGATCGCCACGGATGCGTTCGAGCCGTTGATCCAAATTTGGAAGACTCTCAAATCTCGCCCCAACACCCTGAAAGCCTGGTATCGGACTCGTTGGGAAGCTGTGGCCTCGGGGGAGAAAAAGTCCGAATACGAGCGGATCAAATCGTCTTTCAATCGGGAACCTAATGGCGCCGACTTGCTTTTTCTTTCCAGGTCTTGTTACGGCGGCATCGTGCGGTTCAGGAAACGCGACGGGCACATGTCGACGCCTTGCGGCGTTCACAATCCGATTCCGCCGGACTCATTCGACGAAAGAGTCGATGACTGGCTTTCGAGGACTCGCGGTGTCACCTTCGCAACTCGGCCGTTCGAAGAGGCAATGGATCTCGCCCAGCGTGGAGACCTTGTCTATTGCGACCCGCCGTACTCGTACAGCCAATCGATCCTGTACGGTTCGCAATCGTTCGATCTGGAACGACTGTTCGAGGCGATTGCCGGTTGCAAGAACCGAGGCGCGCGAGTTGCCTTGAGCATCGACGGATCCAAGCGCTCCGGCGAGTTCGTTTGCCATCTGAACCTGCCGGACGGATTGTTCGAACGCGAGGTTTATCTCGATACGGGCAGATCCATGCTCAAAAGGTTTCAAATGAAGGGCCACTCCCTGAATGAGGAACTCGTTCGCGAGCGCCTACTTTTGACTTACGCGATTTGA